A window of Gemmatimonadota bacterium genomic DNA:
TGGAACGTTGCCCGACTTCATTTCACTCTCGAAGGTGGCTGGCAACAAAAAAAAGAGGAGGATCTCCGCCAGGAGACTGTCAAGACCACGACGCTGGGAACTGGGCTCGCTTTTGGCGGCGAGATTGTGTTTTCACTTGGGGGGATTCCTCTGGGTTTGAATGTGGAAATCGGTCAGGGGTTTGGTAGGGAAAAAACCGGCTCTCAATCTAAGGGGCTCGCTGGCGTTTATGCAGGTGGGGGTGTACATGCCTATTTTTAGGTCTCTTTCTATTGTTATGGTTGCGGCAATTCTGTTCAACGCGATGGCTCCCACGCTCGCGTATGCAGCCACATATCTGCAAGGCGCAGAGGTCAATGCCAATACGTTGGTCCGCCTATGTGCAAGTCACCTATCGCGACCACAACGGCCAGGAAAAAACGGAGAGAGGATGGATTGGTGCAGTTGGCGAAACTTCGTTTACAATTCGCAATAGAAACACGGGGAAAGGCTCTATATTCGGTTTGGCTCTCGGTCTTGCTATCCTTGCTCCAGTTGCGATAGCAGACGCGAGAGATGAGGACGAATGGCAAAGATTTGCCACAATCGTGACCGCGACGTTTATATCTCTACCTATTTGGGTTCTCTCCACTATCATTGGTGCTACAATAAAATCCGACAAATGGATCGAGGTGCCGTCGCAACGCCTCAACTTGAGTATTGCACCCACATCTACAGAAGGGCTTCGCACCGCACTCACGTTTAATTTTTGATGTCATTTATATCCTGACACCAACACCCGGAATCCATACCGCCGAAAGACCGCAGCCGCTGTGTCTGATTGAAGAAAGTGCATAGCGGCTTCGACTTTTGGTGTGCGTCGTCCTTTTACGATGGCGATGGGATAGACAATGGGTGTGTGTAATAGGGAATCGGGGAGTGTGGCAATTACTGCGACGCCGTCGCTGATTGTCGCGTCTGTGGCATAGACAATGCCGGCTGCACATTCTCCGCGGGCGACCAGTGTGAGTGCGCCGCGCACGTCCATTGTCGGGGCGATGCGGTTTTTGAGCAAGGTCCACCAGCCCAATTTTTTCAGGGCTTCTACAGCGTAGATACCCGCAGGCACATGAGAGGGGTCGCCCAGGGCTAATTGTCCATGGAATGCGCTGGGGAAGTCAAAGTCCGCGTGGGGTTCGATATCGAA
This region includes:
- the modA gene encoding molybdate ABC transporter substrate-binding protein; the encoded protein is MKKLFIYIFIATCLSTRGIALAEPVIVYAAASLTSTLQDLSKTAEKQGISLRMSFAGSSILAKQIALGAPADIYFSANVKWMDFLATEKLLEPNTRINLLGNALVIISPKNEKFDIEPHADFDFPSAFHGQLALGDPSHVPAGIYAVEALKKLGWWTLLKNRIAPTMDVRGALTLVARGECAAGIVYATDATISDGVAVIATLPDSLLHTPIVYPIAIVKGRRTPKVEAAMHFLQSDTAAAVFRRYGFRVLVSGYK